One segment of Methylotuvimicrobium sp. KM2 DNA contains the following:
- a CDS encoding alpha/beta fold hydrolase, with the protein MKSVDYPENWYDIDTALYIRSVKLFRAVKNLLSVKFELFADNQVLQGDIFLFNHFSRFETFIPQFLFFEQTGAYSCSIASGEFFKEDNVLSNYLKHVGVFPHDHPRLFAILACQILRGRKVIIFPEGGMVKDRRVIDKKGEYSIYSRMTGLRRKHHTGPAVLGQGVEALKSAIRHAFKTKDKERLLHWQSLLELDSLDQLMATSLKPTLIVPANITFYPIRNSENLLFKSVELFSDTMSLRQTEELLIEGNILLKDTDMDIRMGEPVNPCCVWDWRTHWVMDKTAPDIREPDDAFNLTSAPRNWKERLLGYLFVKNASCSRNQYMKAIYANVTINLSHLASTLIMSKIGAGLKHIEKCRFYTVLYIAIKNLQKNPDIHLHRSLLNPDDYSDLIHCMNDRFDHFICVAKEARLIAEQDECYHFLPKLCEDHDFDQIRLENPIAVYHNEAAPLSIVRDTLSAADRAYSKIDPEQLAAWHFDDELIALAYEQQTYSTLQNGAIKQHESAIADPSPFLMKPARTNGTGILLIHGLLASPAELRDYGRKLTNQGFTVLGVRLKGHGTSPNALRDLSYEQWFDSVRKGFTILKAHCGKIVLIGFSTGGALALKLAAENRPEVAGVVAVSVPVKFMNPSFMLVSLLHNTNSLVRWLSSFEGVKPFIDNTPEHPDINYCNTPIRALFELRRLIQHLDELLPGIETPTLLLYANRDPIVAPESAETVFARLGATRKYLHSIDAERHGILMENIGETWSMIDDFLSSLQQTEDTEHPMPQAITEEEAAS; encoded by the coding sequence ATGAAGTCTGTCGATTATCCCGAAAACTGGTACGACATCGATACCGCGCTCTATATTCGCTCGGTCAAGTTGTTCAGAGCGGTCAAAAACTTATTGAGCGTCAAATTCGAGCTGTTCGCCGACAACCAAGTATTGCAAGGCGATATTTTTCTGTTCAACCATTTTTCCCGCTTCGAAACCTTCATTCCTCAATTTCTATTTTTCGAACAAACCGGCGCTTACAGCTGCTCGATCGCGTCGGGCGAATTCTTCAAGGAAGACAATGTGCTATCGAATTATTTGAAGCATGTCGGCGTATTTCCGCACGATCACCCCCGTTTGTTCGCTATCTTGGCCTGCCAAATCCTGCGCGGGCGTAAAGTCATTATTTTCCCCGAAGGCGGCATGGTCAAGGACCGGCGAGTCATCGACAAAAAAGGCGAATACAGTATTTATTCGCGCATGACCGGACTTCGGCGTAAGCATCATACGGGGCCTGCCGTGTTAGGCCAAGGGGTAGAAGCGTTGAAATCGGCGATTCGCCATGCCTTCAAAACGAAAGACAAAGAGCGCTTGCTACATTGGCAATCCTTGCTCGAACTCGACAGTTTGGACCAATTGATGGCGACCTCGCTAAAACCGACCTTGATCGTCCCTGCCAACATCACATTTTATCCGATTCGCAACTCCGAAAATTTATTGTTTAAAAGCGTCGAATTGTTTTCGGACACGATGAGTCTTCGGCAAACAGAAGAGCTCTTGATCGAAGGCAATATCTTGCTCAAGGATACCGACATGGACATCCGCATGGGAGAGCCGGTCAATCCTTGTTGCGTCTGGGATTGGCGCACGCATTGGGTCATGGACAAGACGGCGCCGGACATACGCGAGCCGGACGATGCGTTTAATTTAACAAGCGCGCCGAGAAATTGGAAAGAACGACTGCTCGGCTATCTATTCGTCAAAAATGCAAGCTGTTCGCGCAATCAATACATGAAAGCGATCTATGCCAACGTGACGATAAACCTCAGCCATCTGGCCTCGACACTGATCATGAGCAAAATCGGCGCAGGACTCAAGCATATCGAAAAATGCCGATTTTATACCGTGTTGTATATCGCGATAAAAAATTTGCAAAAGAATCCCGACATTCATTTACATAGAAGCCTGTTGAATCCGGACGATTACAGCGATCTTATCCATTGCATGAACGACCGCTTCGATCACTTCATCTGCGTCGCCAAGGAGGCGCGACTGATTGCCGAACAAGACGAATGCTACCATTTCTTGCCGAAATTGTGCGAGGATCACGACTTCGACCAAATTCGTCTGGAAAATCCGATCGCGGTCTACCATAACGAAGCGGCGCCGCTCAGCATCGTGCGCGATACGCTTTCGGCAGCCGACCGAGCTTACTCAAAGATCGATCCCGAACAACTGGCGGCTTGGCATTTCGACGACGAACTGATAGCTCTGGCCTACGAACAGCAGACTTACAGCACGCTGCAAAACGGCGCGATCAAACAACACGAAAGCGCCATAGCCGACCCGTCTCCATTCTTGATGAAACCGGCCCGAACCAACGGCACAGGCATTCTTTTGATACACGGCCTATTGGCCAGTCCCGCGGAACTGCGCGATTACGGCCGTAAGCTGACGAACCAAGGCTTCACGGTGCTTGGGGTTCGCTTGAAGGGCCACGGCACTTCGCCCAACGCCTTGAGAGATTTGAGCTATGAGCAATGGTTCGACAGCGTGCGCAAAGGCTTCACGATTCTCAAAGCGCATTGCGGAAAAATCGTCTTGATCGGATTTTCAACAGGCGGCGCCTTGGCGCTCAAGCTTGCAGCGGAAAACCGTCCGGAAGTCGCAGGTGTTGTTGCAGTTTCGGTGCCGGTCAAATTCATGAATCCGTCATTCATGCTGGTGTCTTTACTGCACAACACCAACAGCCTGGTACGCTGGCTGTCTTCTTTCGAGGGCGTTAAACCGTTCATCGACAACACGCCGGAACATCCCGACATCAATTACTGTAATACGCCGATCCGGGCATTGTTCGAATTACGCCGACTGATTCAGCATCTTGACGAATTACTGCCAGGTATCGAAACGCCGACGTTACTACTTTATGCCAACCGAGACCCGATCGTCGCGCCGGAAAGCGCCGAAACCGTATTCGCTAGATTAGGCGCGACAAGAAAATATTTACATTCGATCGATGCCGAACGGCACGGCATTCTGATGGAAAACATCGGCGAGACTTGGTCTATGATCGACGATTTTTTAAGCTCGCTGCAACAAACAGAAGACACCGAACACCCCATGCCGCAAGCCATTACCGAAGAGGAGGCAGCATCATGA
- a CDS encoding PilT/PilU family type 4a pilus ATPase: MDFKDYLKILVSKDGSDLYLTVGAPAAAKFQGALKPLESEKLTGERIKAIAYSLMDADQQKDFEHVPEMNLAITEPGIGRFRVNIFKQRNNLALVIRNIKVDIPNADQLGLPEVLKKVIMEKRGLILFVGGTGSGKSTSLAALIDHRNSNSSGHIITIEDPIEYIHPHKRCLVNQREVGVDTLSYEDALKNTLRQAPDVILIGEIRSQETMEHALAFAETGHLCLSTLHANNANQALDRIINFFPEERRNQLLLDLSLNLKAFVSQRLVPTVDGKRVAAIEILLGTQLVKDLIHKGEIHAIKEAMEKSENIGMQTFDSHLLKLFKEGKISLEEALQNSDSPNNLKLKINLSEGKGSATEAVAKSPGGLTSRFSLEAIEKDQEEEGQS; the protein is encoded by the coding sequence ATGGATTTTAAAGATTATCTAAAAATTCTAGTCAGCAAAGACGGCTCCGATCTTTACCTGACGGTCGGCGCGCCGGCCGCGGCCAAATTTCAAGGCGCGCTGAAACCGCTCGAAAGCGAAAAACTGACCGGCGAACGCATCAAGGCTATCGCCTACAGTTTAATGGATGCCGATCAGCAAAAAGACTTCGAACACGTCCCGGAAATGAATCTGGCGATCACCGAACCCGGCATCGGCCGCTTCCGCGTCAATATTTTCAAACAGCGCAACAACTTGGCCTTGGTCATCCGCAACATCAAGGTCGATATTCCGAATGCCGATCAATTGGGCCTGCCTGAAGTGTTGAAAAAAGTCATCATGGAAAAGCGCGGTTTGATTCTGTTCGTCGGGGGTACCGGCTCCGGCAAGTCGACCTCCCTGGCCGCACTGATCGATCACCGCAACAGTAACTCGTCGGGGCACATCATCACGATAGAAGACCCGATCGAATACATACATCCGCACAAACGCTGCCTGGTCAATCAACGCGAAGTCGGCGTCGATACGCTCAGCTACGAAGACGCGCTGAAAAACACGCTTCGCCAAGCTCCCGACGTGATTCTGATCGGCGAAATCCGCTCTCAAGAAACGATGGAACACGCGCTCGCCTTCGCCGAAACCGGACATCTTTGTTTATCGACGCTGCATGCCAACAACGCCAATCAGGCTTTGGACCGCATCATCAATTTTTTCCCGGAAGAGCGGCGTAACCAATTATTGCTGGATCTATCGCTGAATTTGAAAGCCTTTGTTTCGCAAAGACTGGTTCCTACCGTGGACGGCAAACGGGTCGCGGCGATCGAAATTTTGCTGGGAACACAATTGGTCAAAGACTTGATTCATAAAGGCGAAATTCATGCGATCAAGGAAGCGATGGAAAAATCCGAAAACATCGGCATGCAAACCTTCGATAGCCATTTGCTCAAACTTTTCAAGGAAGGCAAAATTTCGCTCGAAGAAGCTTTGCAAAATTCCGATTCGCCGAACAATCTGAAATTAAAAATCAACCTCAGCGAAGGCAAGGGTTCGGCGACCGAAGCGGTCGCTAAATCGCCTGGCGGACTGACTTCAAGATTCTCGCTTGAGGCGATTGAAAAGGATCAGGAGGAAGAAGGACAAAGCTAA
- a CDS encoding tRNA (5-methylaminomethyl-2-thiouridylate)-methyltransferase has protein sequence MSEQRKAAALISGGLDSMLAAKAIIEQGVHVEGINFFTGFCVEGHTHAIRERDRAKPKRNNSLWVAEQLGIKLHIVDVIEEYKDVLINPKHGYGSNMNPCLDCKIFMVNKAKQWIQENGFDFIITGEVIGQRPMSQRKQTMPIIARESGADDLLLRPLCARNLPETLPEREGWVDRAKLFGFSGRSRKPQMELAQQFGFVDYAQPAGGCCFLTDESYSAKLVDLWQNRGTKDYELDDVMLLKVGRHIRPKSNFKVIVAREEGESRFLEGYKKEFTSLISSSHSGPLALIDGEPTDEDLALAGRIIARYGQGRDAEQVDILVRSQKGLEQTIQVAPFAPEQIAEEWFV, from the coding sequence ATGTCCGAACAAAGAAAAGCGGCGGCATTGATTTCCGGAGGATTGGATTCGATGTTGGCCGCTAAAGCGATCATCGAACAAGGGGTGCATGTCGAAGGCATCAATTTTTTCACCGGCTTCTGCGTGGAAGGACACACGCATGCGATTCGCGAACGCGACCGCGCCAAACCCAAGCGCAATAATTCGCTGTGGGTGGCCGAACAACTCGGTATCAAATTGCATATCGTCGATGTCATCGAAGAATACAAGGATGTGCTGATCAATCCGAAGCACGGTTACGGCAGCAATATGAACCCGTGTCTGGATTGCAAGATTTTCATGGTCAACAAGGCCAAGCAATGGATACAAGAGAACGGTTTCGATTTCATTATCACCGGCGAGGTCATCGGTCAACGGCCGATGTCGCAGCGCAAACAAACGATGCCGATCATCGCGCGCGAATCCGGCGCCGACGATTTGCTGCTTAGGCCCTTATGCGCCAGAAATCTTCCGGAGACTCTGCCGGAGCGCGAAGGCTGGGTCGACCGCGCCAAATTGTTCGGCTTTAGCGGACGATCCAGAAAACCGCAAATGGAATTAGCGCAGCAGTTCGGCTTCGTCGATTATGCGCAGCCGGCCGGCGGCTGTTGTTTTTTGACCGACGAGAGTTATTCGGCGAAATTAGTCGATTTATGGCAAAACCGGGGTACGAAAGACTACGAACTCGACGATGTGATGTTGCTGAAAGTCGGGCGGCATATCCGTCCCAAGTCCAATTTCAAAGTCATCGTCGCGCGCGAGGAAGGCGAGAGCCGTTTTCTGGAAGGCTATAAAAAAGAATTTACCAGCTTGATCAGCAGCAGTCATAGCGGACCGTTGGCTTTGATCGACGGCGAACCGACCGATGAGGACTTAGCCTTGGCCGGACGCATCATTGCACGTTACGGACAAGGGCGCGATGCCGAGCAGGTCGATATTTTGGTTAGAAGTCAAAAAGGTCTGGAACAAACGATTCAGGTGGCCCCGTTCGCGCCGGAGCAAATTGCCGAGGAGTGGTTCGTATGA
- a CDS encoding sulfurtransferase TusA family protein: protein MSRETLNARRLLCPLPVIRTQDRVKRMAAGAQLEVICTDPGVMQDIPAWCRINGHAVLETKTEDGEYIIVLEVGE, encoded by the coding sequence ATGAGCCGGGAAACCCTGAATGCGCGGCGTCTGCTTTGCCCGTTACCGGTGATACGAACGCAAGACAGGGTCAAACGCATGGCGGCGGGAGCACAATTGGAAGTCATTTGCACCGATCCCGGCGTAATGCAGGACATCCCCGCCTGGTGCCGCATCAATGGACACGCGGTCCTTGAAACCAAAACTGAGGACGGCGAATATATTATTGTTCTCGAAGTAGGCGAATAA
- a CDS encoding cation diffusion facilitator family transporter: MIEAHQSVESDRLKAKVSVVAAWTNLALSVLKIGFGILGQSAALIADGVHSLSDLASDLLVIAAIKLGAREADFDHPYGHRRYETIATVALGVGLIIVAGGIAYDALERVRQPERLLIPEFEAMAIAALSVLTNEWLYQYTKRIAKQTRSKLLLANAWHHRSDAISSIVVIIGVAGVWVGYEYADAVAAAIVALMVAKIGLSLVIQSVKELVDTSLPESLIREIRRVIKTTPGVRGIHLLRTRQMGEDAYIDAHIVVDARISVSEGHMIGDAVRQNLKAEFDDVVDVLVHVDPEDDEFIDEPVDVLRADVQGYLRNYLAELFEDIEDFKIHYLEGTIEIEVILPHLMGSQPERMEKVKQQCALMEGAFPNISKISVLLKI; encoded by the coding sequence ATGATCGAAGCGCACCAGTCAGTCGAATCCGATCGTCTAAAAGCGAAGGTCAGTGTCGTTGCCGCATGGACCAACCTGGCCTTGTCGGTCCTGAAAATCGGCTTCGGAATTCTGGGTCAATCGGCGGCCTTGATCGCGGACGGTGTACACTCCTTATCCGATCTAGCCAGCGATTTACTGGTCATTGCCGCGATCAAACTGGGTGCGCGCGAGGCCGACTTCGATCACCCCTACGGGCATCGGCGTTACGAAACGATCGCGACGGTTGCGCTGGGCGTCGGGTTAATTATCGTGGCCGGCGGCATCGCCTATGATGCGCTGGAAAGAGTTCGCCAGCCCGAGCGCTTATTGATTCCGGAATTCGAGGCGATGGCGATAGCCGCCTTATCGGTATTGACTAACGAATGGCTCTATCAATACACCAAGCGCATTGCCAAGCAAACCCGGTCCAAATTATTACTGGCCAATGCCTGGCATCATCGTAGCGATGCGATATCTTCGATCGTCGTGATCATCGGCGTGGCCGGCGTTTGGGTCGGTTATGAATATGCCGATGCGGTTGCTGCCGCGATCGTCGCATTGATGGTCGCTAAAATCGGTTTAAGTCTGGTGATTCAAAGCGTCAAGGAGTTGGTCGATACCTCATTGCCCGAGTCCTTGATCCGCGAGATACGCAGAGTGATCAAAACGACTCCCGGCGTGCGCGGCATTCATCTGCTCAGAACCCGGCAAATGGGCGAAGATGCCTATATCGACGCGCATATCGTCGTCGATGCCAGAATCAGCGTTTCCGAAGGACATATGATCGGCGATGCGGTCCGGCAAAATCTGAAAGCCGAATTCGACGACGTGGTCGACGTATTGGTCCATGTCGATCCGGAAGACGACGAATTCATCGACGAGCCGGTCGATGTGTTGCGGGCGGATGTGCAGGGTTACTTGCGTAACTATCTGGCCGAATTATTCGAAGATATCGAAGATTTCAAGATTCATTATCTGGAAGGGACGATCGAAATCGAAGTGATTTTGCCGCATCTGATGGGGAGTCAGCCGGAACGGATGGAAAAAGTTAAGCAACAATGCGCGCTGATGGAAGGTGCGTTTCCCAACATTAGCAAAATAAGCGTTTTATTGAAAATTTAA
- the argJ gene encoding bifunctional glutamate N-acetyltransferase/amino-acid acetyltransferase ArgJ has protein sequence MAVGQVTFPVMHRVAGIELGTTCAGIKQTQRDDLLLVQMREGSTCAAVFTQNAFCAAPVVVAKEHLQQAPRWLLINSGNANAGTGKRGFDDAMLTCADVAGLAGADARQVLPFSTGVIGEPLAVDKIKAVLPKAFANLAEDHWEQAARAIMTTDTFPKGASIVLEIDGETITLTGISKGAGMIQPNMATMLSFIATDAKIERELLQACLARAAELSFNRITVDGDTSTNDACVLMASGCSKVPELTEGSPAYQAFADAVLKICKQLSEAIVRDGEGATKLMRIVIDQALDDDEAVRVAKTIAHSPLVKTAFFASDPNWGRILAAVGRAGVDNMDLERVDIHLGDVCIVRGGGRAEDYTEAAGQRVMNEPEITVTVTLGRGSASQEVLTCDFSYDYVRINAEYRT, from the coding sequence ATGGCGGTGGGGCAGGTGACGTTTCCGGTAATGCACCGGGTAGCCGGGATCGAATTGGGCACGACGTGCGCGGGCATCAAGCAAACGCAACGCGACGATCTGTTGCTCGTACAAATGCGCGAAGGATCGACTTGCGCGGCGGTGTTTACACAGAATGCGTTTTGCGCGGCTCCGGTAGTTGTCGCGAAGGAACATTTACAACAGGCCCCGCGTTGGCTGCTGATTAATTCCGGTAACGCCAATGCCGGTACCGGCAAGCGTGGGTTTGACGACGCCATGTTAACCTGCGCGGACGTGGCAGGACTTGCCGGCGCGGATGCCCGGCAAGTCCTGCCGTTTTCGACCGGCGTGATCGGCGAACCGTTGGCCGTCGATAAAATCAAGGCGGTTTTACCGAAAGCCTTTGCCAATCTGGCCGAGGATCATTGGGAGCAGGCCGCGCGCGCGATCATGACCACCGACACTTTTCCGAAAGGAGCGTCGATTGTCCTCGAAATCGACGGCGAGACGATCACGTTGACCGGCATATCCAAAGGCGCGGGCATGATTCAGCCGAACATGGCGACGATGCTGTCTTTCATCGCGACCGACGCCAAAATCGAGCGTGAATTGTTGCAAGCGTGTTTGGCGCGCGCCGCCGAATTATCGTTCAACCGCATTACCGTCGACGGCGATACCTCGACCAACGACGCCTGCGTCTTAATGGCCAGCGGCTGTTCGAAAGTGCCCGAATTGACCGAAGGCAGCCCGGCCTACCAAGCCTTTGCCGATGCCGTGTTGAAGATTTGCAAGCAACTTAGCGAAGCGATCGTTCGGGACGGCGAAGGCGCGACCAAGTTGATGCGGATCGTCATAGATCAAGCCTTGGATGATGATGAAGCGGTGCGCGTCGCCAAGACCATAGCCCATTCGCCTTTGGTCAAGACCGCGTTTTTTGCCAGCGATCCGAATTGGGGTCGTATTCTGGCGGCGGTCGGCAGGGCCGGCGTCGACAACATGGACCTGGAGCGAGTCGATATACATCTGGGTGACGTGTGCATCGTGCGCGGCGGCGGCCGCGCCGAAGACTATACCGAAGCGGCCGGCCAGCGCGTTATGAACGAACCGGAAATCACCGTAACCGTAACGCTCGGGCGCGGCAGCGCCTCGCAAGAAGTCTTGACCTGCGATTTTTCCTACGACTATGTGCGGATCAATGCGGAGTATAGGACTTAG
- a CDS encoding Nudix family hydrolase: protein MKSVLEVAVGAVVDRNGKVLIAKRPDDKHQGGLWEFPGGKIEPGETQRQALDRELHEELAIDVKTATPLITIHHDYPDLSVKLKVWRVDRFEGAPHGREGQAVEWVAPTYLQNYSFPAANRPIVTALRLPPFYAILDDSAPSALFSNLQTILANGITLIQLRLKKVTAGEAAEFIARILPLCRRHGASVLLNSAVSGIEASAVDGMHLTGRDLMALRERPDSQGWLAASCHNEAELRHAETVGVDFAVLAPVLPTATHPGARILGWQGFTALAETANIPVYGLGGLATGDLARIREAGGQGVAGIRAFIETE from the coding sequence ATGAAATCGGTTTTAGAAGTCGCCGTCGGCGCGGTTGTCGACCGGAACGGCAAAGTACTGATCGCCAAGCGCCCCGACGATAAACATCAAGGCGGCCTATGGGAATTTCCGGGCGGTAAAATCGAGCCGGGCGAAACGCAGCGACAAGCATTGGACCGCGAGCTCCATGAAGAACTGGCCATCGACGTTAAAACCGCAACGCCGCTGATCACGATTCATCACGACTACCCGGACCTCAGCGTTAAGCTCAAAGTTTGGCGGGTCGACCGGTTCGAAGGCGCTCCGCATGGCCGAGAAGGACAAGCGGTCGAGTGGGTCGCACCGACCTATCTTCAAAACTATTCGTTTCCGGCGGCGAATCGTCCGATCGTCACCGCGCTCCGCCTGCCGCCGTTTTATGCCATCCTGGACGACAGCGCCCCCTCGGCGTTATTCTCTAACTTACAAACCATTCTCGCCAACGGCATCACACTGATTCAATTGCGCTTGAAAAAAGTAACGGCCGGCGAAGCGGCGGAATTTATTGCGCGCATCCTTCCTTTATGCCGCCGTCATGGCGCATCGGTTCTGCTCAACTCGGCCGTATCCGGAATCGAGGCGAGTGCCGTCGACGGCATGCATTTAACCGGCAGAGACTTAATGGCGTTACGCGAACGGCCGGACAGCCAAGGCTGGCTGGCCGCCTCTTGCCATAATGAAGCGGAACTGCGCCATGCCGAAACCGTCGGCGTCGATTTTGCCGTCTTGGCGCCGGTATTGCCGACCGCCACGCATCCGGGAGCCCGAATACTCGGTTGGCAAGGCTTTACAGCGCTCGCCGAAACCGCGAATATTCCGGTTTACGGCTTGGGAGGCTTGGCTACGGGCGATCTGGCGCGAATCCGTGAAGCCGGCGGCCAAGGCGTGGCCGGTATCCGAGCGTTTATCGAAACAGAATAA
- a CDS encoding thioredoxin, translating to MDVFWGKNCPHCLDQKPFLSELEERYPQLQIRQHEVWRNRFNRELFQLTAREHGVDADSVPAVFVGGKAFFGDAPFIRKQIEDAVRSFLNRKQQPDDRPAETLTPESQIDRGSPANAATTIDVPWLGTIDLVRQPLIFSTLLIAFVDGFNPCSLWVLTLLLGMVIHSGSRKRILLVGLVFLFTTATLYGAFVAGVFKVLSYVAYLIWVQWLVALFALLFGLVNVKDYFWFKKGISFTISDKHKPGIYQSIRGLLNPERKGLALAGATFVMASGIALVELPCTAGFPVIWSQLVRSQQVGTIEFLGLLLIYLLIYLSIEIAIFLAALITLKRQNFEEKHGQTLKLIGGMIMIALGIVMIVAPDMMNDLTGTLIVFSAAVFAAAVIMLVHKMRTDTE from the coding sequence ATGGACGTGTTTTGGGGAAAAAACTGTCCTCATTGCCTGGATCAAAAACCCTTTCTGAGCGAATTGGAAGAACGTTACCCGCAATTGCAAATTCGGCAGCATGAAGTATGGCGCAACCGCTTCAACCGGGAGCTCTTTCAATTGACCGCGCGCGAACATGGCGTAGACGCCGACAGCGTGCCCGCCGTATTTGTCGGCGGGAAAGCCTTTTTCGGCGATGCGCCGTTTATCCGAAAACAAATCGAAGATGCGGTTAGGTCCTTCCTAAACCGAAAGCAGCAGCCGGACGACAGGCCAGCGGAAACCTTGACGCCGGAGTCTCAAATCGACCGAGGATCGCCGGCGAACGCCGCAACCACGATCGACGTTCCCTGGCTCGGCACCATAGATCTGGTCCGGCAACCGCTGATATTCAGCACCCTCTTGATTGCCTTTGTCGACGGCTTTAACCCATGCTCGCTATGGGTATTGACGCTACTGTTAGGCATGGTGATACATTCAGGCTCCAGAAAACGAATATTGCTGGTCGGCCTGGTGTTCTTGTTCACGACGGCAACCCTCTACGGCGCCTTTGTCGCCGGCGTCTTTAAAGTGCTGAGCTATGTCGCCTATCTAATCTGGGTACAATGGCTGGTGGCCTTGTTCGCGCTGCTATTCGGTTTGGTCAATGTCAAAGATTATTTTTGGTTTAAAAAAGGCATTTCGTTCACGATATCGGACAAGCATAAACCGGGTATCTATCAATCGATAAGAGGCTTGTTGAATCCGGAAAGAAAAGGACTTGCGCTCGCGGGCGCTACCTTCGTCATGGCATCGGGCATCGCATTGGTCGAATTGCCTTGTACGGCAGGTTTTCCGGTGATATGGAGTCAATTGGTCAGATCGCAGCAAGTCGGCACGATAGAATTTTTAGGCTTATTGCTGATTTATCTATTGATCTATCTTTCGATCGAAATCGCCATTTTTTTGGCGGCCTTGATAACGCTGAAAAGACAGAATTTCGAAGAAAAGCACGGTCAAACGCTCAAACTTATCGGCGGCATGATCATGATCGCGCTGGGGATCGTCATGATCGTCGCCCCGGATATGATGAACGATCTCACCGGAACCTTAATCGTATTCTCGGCCGCCGTGTTCGCGGCGGCAGTGATCATGCTCGTCCATAAAATGCGAACCGATACGGAATAA
- a CDS encoding type II toxin-antitoxin system ParD family antitoxin, whose amino-acid sequence MPTRNVVLTDPQMQFVEQLVQSGRYQNASEVLREGLRLMQQREQEQTVRLQALREAVAVGIDDIQAGQYTTLESAEAIRMHMAGLVKNATSPR is encoded by the coding sequence ATGCCTACGCGCAATGTTGTTCTTACCGATCCACAAATGCAATTTGTGGAGCAATTGGTCCAATCGGGCCGTTATCAGAATGCCAGCGAAGTGCTGCGAGAAGGATTGCGCTTGATGCAGCAGCGAGAACAAGAGCAAACTGTCCGCTTGCAAGCGTTGCGTGAGGCTGTCGCTGTGGGTATCGACGATATCCAGGCGGGCCAGTATACGACGCTGGAATCGGCCGAGGCCATTCGCATGCATATGGCTGGGTTGGTCAAAAACGCTACGTCACCGCGCTGA
- a CDS encoding type II toxin-antitoxin system RelE/ParE family toxin produces the protein MTCWTVRLARQAEQDIADILTWTAERFGPQQAEVYRETLTQALAALIDGPGVMGAKCRDDIQQGVFVLPVARHGRRGRHILDFRQSEAGFVDVLRVLHDSMDMARHIE, from the coding sequence ATGACCTGCTGGACGGTCCGTCTTGCTCGGCAAGCCGAACAAGACATTGCGGATATTTTAACCTGGACAGCCGAGCGATTCGGCCCGCAACAGGCCGAGGTCTATAGGGAAACCCTGACTCAAGCATTGGCAGCCCTCATCGATGGACCCGGTGTTATGGGCGCCAAATGCCGTGATGACATTCAGCAAGGGGTTTTTGTTCTTCCCGTTGCGAGGCACGGGCGGCGCGGCCGCCACATCCTTGACTTTCGGCAAAGCGAAGCAGGCTTTGTCGATGTTCTTCGCGTGCTTCACGACAGCATGGACATGGCTCGTCACATCGAATGA
- a CDS encoding DUF2939 domain-containing protein: MALPFRFLSLLLLAACTAFALGPWWTMRSIAQAADERDEAQWHALVRADHLQTYAGKLLEAMLDLRMYADMKNDTREALRDNSDGKRLVESTARLLAGPQGFRHLLCGELTDDPNGEAQGQAGCWALDGSVRWESPIKARVSFTNPGTLWQSELVLLRIGLFQWQAIAVDLPADAILDRFSRSVGLEPKPMV, encoded by the coding sequence ATGGCGCTACCTTTTCGTTTTTTATCGTTGCTGTTACTCGCGGCATGTACGGCTTTCGCATTGGGCCCTTGGTGGACGATGCGTTCGATTGCCCAGGCCGCGGACGAGCGGGACGAGGCGCAATGGCATGCGCTGGTGAGAGCCGATCATTTGCAAACCTATGCCGGTAAGTTGCTCGAAGCCATGCTGGATTTGCGCATGTACGCCGATATGAAAAACGACACGCGCGAAGCATTGCGCGACAATTCGGACGGCAAGCGGCTGGTCGAAAGCACCGCGCGGCTGTTGGCCGGGCCGCAAGGTTTCAGGCATTTGCTGTGCGGCGAGTTGACCGACGACCCGAACGGCGAAGCGCAGGGCCAAGCCGGCTGTTGGGCGTTGGACGGTTCGGTTCGGTGGGAGTCGCCGATCAAGGCGCGGGTCAGCTTTACCAATCCCGGAACGCTTTGGCAATCCGAGTTGGTTTTGCTGCGCATCGGTTTGTTTCAATGGCAAGCGATCGCGGTCGATTTGCCGGCCGATGCCATTTTGGATCGCTTTTCCCGTTCGGTCGGTTTGGAGCCGAAACCTATGGTTTAG